The DNA region TCTCAAAGGGGAGAGCccctcaaaggtcatctggtccagggGTTCTTACTCTgggctcatttccttttttataattggtctcctttgcAACCAtatatattttatccatttaaaaacactattctgtgAAAGGCTCCAGAGGTttgaccagactgccaaaggagtccatgacaaaaaaaaaaaaaaaggttaagaactccaaaATGAATCCAACCTCTACCTGAATGGGAATTATTTCCTCGGTAAATATCCTTAAGTATTCATCCACTCTTACCTCAAAGACTTTCAGGTGCAGGAAACTCTTCTAAGAcagccccctcccctttttgGACAGCTTTGATCATTAGGTTCTTCCTTAATTTAGCCAAAATCTTCACTATAACTTCTCCCCATTGCTCCTAGTACTGAGCTCTCGAAGTCAAATAAAATAGCTCTTCTGTATGCCAGCCATCTAAATATTCAGACTTAATcatgtttctccatcttgcctttTATGGGCTGAACATTCCCAGTTCTGTCAAGTAATGGGAAGATTTTTAGTTCCCTCACTGTCTTATTCACATTTACCTggtctttttaaaatgtagccCCCAAACTGGAACAACACCCATTTTCTCACCTGTCAAGGAGTAGTAACAGCCCCTGCCCTACCACCCAACTCACAGGGgcaatgagaataaaatgaaattatagaaaTCATAAAACCATCATTACTTTTgtgggggggaagaagagagggggagggaaacagAACACCTATCTTCTGACCCCATTCTCTTCCCAGGTGGCCTGGCTGCACTGATGTACACAGATACAGTTCAGACTTTCGTCATGCTTGGGGGAGCATTCATTCTCATGGGCTACGGTATGGCAGAACAGAACCCTGAGTTCTGGAGGGTGGAGGTAGGGGGAAACTATAGACTAGAAGATGGAATACCTCAATTTCTCCAAAAGGGATGGAACCTTTAAGGGAAAAGGAAGTTTGGGCCCTCAACAGGAAGAATCTAGATCGCTGGGAAAAGGCAAATCTGTGTGCCAGGACTTGTGACTGTCCTCTGTCCCTACGCCAGCCTTCAATGAGGTGGGCGGGTATACAGGCCTCTTTAACAAGTACTTGGAAGCCAAGACCACACAAACCTTTTCTGAGGACCCCATGGTGGGCAACATCTCTCCCTCCTGCTACCAGCCTCGTGCTGACTCTTTTCATCTCTTCCGGGATCCAATGACTGGGGACCTGCCTTGGCCAGCCCTGATAGTAGGGCTCACCATTGTCTCTGGGTGGTACTGGTGCAGCGACCAGGTATGAAGATGAAGGTATGGAGGGGTGGATGGGAATGCTGGGGTCTGAGGACACGTGGATCTGAGCCAAAGGATCTCCTTCATGTTTCAGGTTATCGTACAGAGATGCCTGGCAGGAAAGAACTTGACCCACATTAAGGCTGGTTGTATTCTATGTGGCTACCTGAAGCTGCTGCCCATGTTTCTAATGGTCATGCCAGGAATGATTAGCCGAATTCTCTTCCCAGGTAACAGCCCCTCAACTCCACTCTGGCCTCAGGATCCAGGTGTCCCTATCTTTGGACTTTGCTTCCTGTCCCAAACCCAGGCATGTGGATGCTCCACTTCCCTGTCTGCCAGGACCTggttttctccagctttgtttgGTCCTCTCCTAGATAAGGTGGCATGTGTGGCTCCAGAAGTGTGTAAGCAGACCTGTGGTACAGAGGTTGGCTGTTCCAACATTGCCTATCCCCTATTGGTGGTGAAACTCATGCCCAACGGTGAGCTGGGGAATGGGAAACGGAGAAGACATCTGTGTTAGacatagaatgtgagagctgTAGGGATCCTTGGAGATCAGGCCTAGCCtccttttatagaagaggaaactgaagcccagaaagggagTTTACCTAGTTAGCGGTAAGACCAGAGGCACAACCAAGGCCTCCTCTCAGGTGAGGGCTCTTTCCCCTAGATCCCTACCTGCCCTTCCTGTCTAGGTCTCCGTGGACTAATGCTGGCTGTCATGCTGGCTGCTCTCATGAGCTCCCTGGCCTCCATCTTCAACAGCAGCAGCACTCTCTTCACTATGGATATCTACACCAGGCTCCGACCTCGAGCTGGAGACAAAGAGCTGCTGCTGGTGGGCCGGTGAGGAGCCAGCCCTTACCCCCTCCTGACACAAGGATTCTGGGGTACACTCTCCCCGGAAACCAACACCTAAGTCTGAGCTGGGGGTGGAAAAGCCAGAGTCCACAGTCCTGACCTTTCTGTTCTCCTTCCTAGGCTCTGGGTGCTATTTATCGTTGCGATCTCAATTGCCTGGCTCCCTGTGGTCCAGGCTGCACAGGGGGGTCAGCTCTTTGACTACATCCAAGCTGTCTCCAGCTACCTGGCCCCACCAGTTTCAGCAGTCTTCATTCTTGCCCTCTTTGTGCCCAGGGTCAATGAACCAGTAAGCCCCAGAAACCTAGACTGAGAGGGAACTTGGGGGCAGGACATCTAGGCCTAAGAAAGGGCACTTGGGAGTAGGATAACTGGGGGGAGGATTTCTGGGTTTGGGGTCACATTTAGGAGTAATCACTCCTTTCCTCACCAGGGTGCCTTCTGGGGGCTAATCGGGGGCCTCCTGATAGGGCTGGCCCGCCTCATCCCAGAGTTCTCCTTTGGCACTGGCAGTTGCGTCCGGCCCTCCTCCTGCCCCAGTCTCTTCTGTGGTGTCCACTACCTCTACTTTGCCATCGTGCTTTTCATCTGTTCCTGTATCATAATCCTCACCATATCCTTCTGCACAGCACCCATCCCCCAAAAGCATGTAAGTGGACTAGGGTCCAGATGTTTCCCTTCTTCCTAGAGGCTGCACCCCACTCCTTCCCTCACAGACTGAATGCTTTACAGAAAGGAACTGAGTCTAACTAGTATCAGTATTCCCCATGGTGCCCTGAACTTGGTGAGTGCCAACTTAATGAGTAAATCCAATGAACAAACAAATTTACAGGCCCCTTCTTCTCTTAGCTCCACCGCCTTGTGTTCAGCCTCCGTCACAGTAAAGAAGAACGGGAGGACCTGGACATGGATGAGCAGGAAGCAGAACCCCCTGAATTCCCTGTGCAGAATGGCCAGCTGGAACATGCAGTAGAGATGGATGGTAGGCCACTGGGGACAGGGGACCAGCCCTCTCTTCAAGTACAGGGGAGAGGGGCTGGTTTTTCCCTCTTTGGAAGAGTGGGGAGGCTCAAGGGGCTCCATCTGCAGAGCACTGagccttcttttccttcagaaCCTCCACCTGCAGCCCCAGGCCTACTCCACCGCTGCCTGCTCTGGTTCTGTGGGATGACTGGAAGTGACCCAAGTAGCTCCTCACCTCCCACAGCTGTGGAAATAACAGCCCAGCAACTGGAAGACATTACTGAGGACCCACGCTGGGCTCGATTTGTCAACCTCAATGCACTGTTCATGATGGCGGTGGCAGTCTTCCTCTGGGGCTTTTATGCCTGAGACCTTTGATGGCAGAGCACTGGAAATCCAGTGCCACCCTAGGGGTCTCTGTTGGTGAGGGGTGGGGtcgggggggtggagggaggagagaaggagcagGGAAGCCAGGCGACTTCAGCACTGACACAGCTGGAGTCTAGGACCAACCATCTGAGAGGACCCAGAGGAGTAAAAAGGAACCCCAACATGAAGACTCTGGCTCATTTTTATCTGCATCAGCTTCATTACTCATCTACTACATACCATCACTATATTCAGTGAATACATAcatcatttatattattgtgtCTGTTTAAAATGTGGCTGCTTGGtgattgattaaaaataaaacttatcaCAGATCTGGAAAGtaaaatgtcctttttaaaatggTAGCACGGAGAAGGCTCTCCTAcataaagaaaatggagaaggtGCTGACAAGGAAGAAGCTCCTCCCGCTGAGAGCAGCTCATTTTCTCTGAATCCTTATTCCTTGGGTCCAATTCCAGAGCATTCTTGGTCTCCTTCTGGCCTTGTCTAGGTCTCGGTGATGACAGCAGCACTCACAAAGTCTTCTTCTCCCCCAGGGGCCATGCAGCTCGCCACTCGTCCACCTCCAATAGATGGTGCTCTGTCTCCCAGCCTACAGCCTGCAGCTCTGGTGGGGAAGAGGCCCTCATAATCCACTGAAGGGCCCTTAATCTGATCTGCACCCCCACCCTTCCCCATTTTAAAGCCAAGGAagcaaattcagaaaaagaagtgatttgccatgGTCACACGATGAGTAAGAGCTCACTTTAGAATACAGCACTCTCAAATTTCCAGTTCAATGCAGGACGATTAAAGGAAGGAGTATGGATCTTATTACCTTTCAAGAATTTGGGGTACAGCCTATCAAGGATCTGGTAAGTCTCCTTGACAATGGTCCAATTGTCTCCTTCAGGGGCTGTGGGACCAAAACAAGAACCAGGGTCAGTGCTAAGAACCAgttcttctctcttcctgctgTCCACTGCACTgctccaccctcctcccccctcccccccacccccactcccacccccatatAAAACCCTCAGCTCTCACCTGCCCTGATCTGGGCCCTCAGGGTCTCCAGCTCCTCTGTAAGAGGTACATCCTCCAATAGTGCTGCCAGCAAAAGTCCATGTGTTGCTGCCCTCAGAATGACCCCAGCACTTACGTCCTGGCCCAAAGTCACCTGTATCTGGCCTAGAGAGATTAATTTAACAAGTTAATACTAGCCCATCACAGTGGTTTCATCTCTAGGACACACCTCATGCATTCCCCTACGTCTATCTCTTTGCTCCTGGaatgccttctcttcttccctgctTATTGCTCAAGGCTTTACTCAAATCCTCTATCCTaggtgaagccttccctgactgccTTCACTCACATTTTACTTTCCTCTCTTTGAACTCCAGGAACATTTATTGCCTATCCCACTATTTGCCCTTTAGCTTACGTTTTCTGGTATcattagatttgtttttctttgtacatATCATATCTCCCTAAACAcaactgtaagctctttgaggacacgGATATGATTTACACTGGTGCACCTAGCATACAACCTCCttatataggtgcttaataagtattttttgaTTGCATGTCTGATAACAATTGAAAAAGATCCTTGAAAGAACATTTACAGAAATcttggggggagagaaagggaaaacaagTGAATGCTATGAGGTTAGAACAGAAGAATTAGGCTTCTTCCATCTGGAGAGATGATGACTGAGAGGGGATGTGATGAAAGCAAATCAACCCATAAAGGAAAAGGCAGATTTCTCCCCCAAATCATTGATTATAATGGAGAAGAATCCTACTGGAAGCTCTGAAGACTATAAAGAGAGAACATATAATCTACAGAAGGGAGTACATTCACAGAATTTGTAACCCTAAGAGGTGATCAAAGCCGAGAGAAgggtgtgtatttatgtgtacacacacctaatctgtgtgtttgtgtatgtgtatgagctTCAGAGGAATTCATAGCTTCACCGACTCTAATGCTTGGAAAGGACTTTCAGAGTCAGTAAGTTCATGAATCATGAGCTCGCAATGGTTGCTGACACATTCATGTCAAACTTATGGTCAACTAAAAccttcagatctttttcacacgAACCTTGTACTTGTGCAGTTGAGGCCTTTACATCTATTTTCATCTACTTTCTTCTGTTTCAGTTAGGCCTGGGTCACAGAACACTAATCTCTGACATATCACTCAAAGGGCTATCTTTCTTAGCTTTGCAAAACCACCTAATGTGATttcgttgttgtttagtcattttcagttgtgtcagtctcttcatgaccccatttgggtttttcttgggaaagatactggagtggtttgtcatttccttctccagctcattttacagatgaggaaactgaggcacagggctgagtgacttgctcagggtcacacagttactgtctgaggccaaatttcaactcaggaagatgagccctcctgcctccaggcctggcactatatccATTGTACTACCCAGCTGCCTATGTAATATCTGCCCTGCCATATACTTCATCCAAGTTGAAGCTAAAAACGTTGATTAGATTAGAAAGCCATGTAACACTAGACCATCCAGGTTGACACTGATCTTAATATTCTCTGGGGTCAACCACTTCTACCTACCTATATCATGCAGTCAACATTCTTTTTGTCTGACTAAACTATTATTAAAGGAATTGAGGGATTTTCATGTTCTTAAATGAAAACtatctaaaaagaaaaggaagtgaaaggagttcttcACAAGGCTTCCCTCCAttaccttccctcttcctcccctagcCTATTTTGCTTTCTACCCCTCTCACCTCGGCAACGGTCCCAGCGTAGGAGGTAGGGCTGTTGGTGCCCCTCACTCACCTGCTGCAGTTCAAAGGCACtagggaaagaaacaaaatgtgGGGGTATATGGAAGAGCAGAAGGTGGCAGTGGTAGAGTGGCTGTGGGTGAGAGATCTGGCTGGGCAGGTAACCCAAAGGAGAGGGATTGGGGCAAGGTCCTTTAGGGTGCCCAGGGAATGCATAGGTGgaaaaggcagggagggaaggagaagggtgtCACTCACCTTGAGACCAGGCTGTGCAGAGGTACACCAAGGGACAGAGACATGGAAGGGTGGCAACCTGTGGGGAGCCAGGGTTAGGATGTTCACTAGGAATTAGATTTAGGTCAGGactggggaaactgtggcctcaaggccacatgtggccctctaggtcctcaaccgTGGCCCTTCGACCAAATCCAAACTGGCTCTGTGAAgtttagagggccacatgtggcttcaaggctgcagcttgcccacccctggtttagggtATGTGGGAGACTAAGGAGGAGGGGAAGTGTCACCTGTCCACAGTGGTTCCATGTGATTGGCTAAGGGGGGTGTTAAGACCTTTCCCCACTGAATGAAGTACTTTAGGACAAGGTAAAGTCGAGCTTCATTGAACGTTTCCATAATGACAGCCCGAACTGCTCGGAAGTTGGCATAGAGATGGAGGGCGGTGAAAAGGAAGAAGGCAGCAAGACTGAGACTAGGGAAAAGAGAATGTGATCAGAGGTAGAAGGCAAGGTAGACAAAACAAGGAATTCACAATCCCTCCTTCATGACTTCCCCTAAAATCTCACCTTGGCCGTTCAGATAGTAGAGGAAGCAGTAAAAGACTGACTAGCAGCCCTGCCAAGTTTACTAGAGTCTCCTGCATTGGGACAGAAGTTGGCAGAAAGGAAAAAGGTTAGCCAGCAGTTTGACATCATGGAGacactgccagattaatctttctaAGCACAGCTTTcatcatgtcattccccaatttaagAAGCTCCCTACGGTTCTCCATTTCCTACAGAATATGGTCCAAATTTCTTCAAGGATCTTTAAAAATCTGGACATAAGTTGCCTTCCCTGCTCTATTACCCATTTAAATGTGCCTCttgaagattccttccagttctaaatttatgagaCTATGCTTCGATCAATTCGATCAATTCTTCCATTAGATCAATTCCAATCTAAGAAGGGAGATGATAAATTTTTTGTAAAGTTGTAAGTTAAGGCAACTCCAACCCCAAAAAAGTGCAACAAGGAAGTGTTTACAGGAGTTTAATTGTTTGGTGAGAAATGAAGCTCGCCTATCCTCAGGCTGCTACAAGAGAATTGTCTGGAGCAGCTTCACACCTGGATGGGTCCTCAGTTTATCCTCAAACTCCACTAACACACCAACCCTCCACCGACACTGGGGAGAAGGGACTCTCAAGCATAAATTTCCAGGTTTGGTCCTGACATGTTCTATCCCTCTCCTCTACCTTCCAGCTATCCTCACATGGGAAGACAAGCTGTTAATCTGCTAGGCGGATCCTCTCAGTCAGTGAAAGAAACCACCACATTTGGCTATTTCTAGATTAGCTTATCAGACCTACTCACAGACACTGGTATCTATTTAAATTCTGCACCTCCTAAAAGGAGGGTAAGGTTATCTTCCCACAGATCCCCAACTCAGCCCTTGCTATTCCAGCTCAACTACAGTCCTACCTTCGCCTTGACCCCACAACTCTTCTCAGGTATCTCACCTGGCTTCCATCTTTGGCTGAAACATCagccatgttgtctctcctggcCTGGTGCATGGTCAGTGCTGCCCGTGTGGCTCCCCCCGCTACTCCCACAATGCACTAAGAGTGAAATATGACAGAAGAAAGCTCAGAGCACAATATAACAAGGTCATATTCTTGAGACTAATTATTGTACGTTTAGATCAaattttgttgagttgtttttcagttgtatctgactcttcacgaccccatctgaggtcttcttggcaaagatacttggaagagttttccatttctttctccagctcattttacagatgaggaaatagaagtaaacagagtgaagtgacttacccaagtcacaaagctaattagtgtttgaggctagatttgaactcaggaaagagtcttcctgactccaggcctggcattctatctactatagcacctagctgcccctttgatcAAATAGCCCTTATTTTCAGCAAACTGGAGGAAATCTTGAATCCTGGAATTAGTGAGAGAAAATAGGTCTAAAATCCTGAAAAAACTCAGCATAGTACCTGCAATTTAGTACAAAAACCAAACCTATTGCTATGattccagaaagaaaaacaatgtaagctccttgcaggcctggaatattttatttttgtatttgcatccccagcatttagcatagtatctTCTGCCTTCTCTACAGGATTACACACTGAAAGAGAAATGAACTTAGAAATTAACTAgtccagctctttcattttatagatgaggaagactGAAATTCAGAAGTTCAAGTGAGTTGTTCTGGATCAAACACCTAGTAATTGAGACTTGGACCCACATTTGGAAGTCCAACACTCTCCACTACGCCACCACTGTCCTTGCACTTAATCGGAgactaataaatatctattaaatatTCACTGTCCCCAGGGACCAGTGCCCTCCAAGTGAATTTGAAGGGCTCCAACTTCAGGAATCTGAGGCATTTTCTCTTCAATGAAGGAATGAAATGTTCATCTTCCTCCTCCGTCAGATAcagtgggtccttttcccctctGGATCTAGCAGCTCTTGTCctaatctctcccttctcagaaCCTCCAGGGTCAAAGACTCCTTTCCTCAAAGCCCtatggggtggggaatggggatgACACACAAGCCCCATAGATCTTTAACCTTCCtattttcccctccctcaccccacaaaATTAACACCAACTatgttttccttcttatcttctgTCTATATCATGTTTTCCAGATTTCATGATCCCTAAAATGCTCTTCTCTACCTTGCTAAATACTGCCCTCTCTCCTTTGAAGTccagttcaaatctaacctcctacttatgaagtcttccctgacctCCAGCTCTCTTAGATTATAAATCATAGAGGGATGCTAGAATTTTGGAGCCTAATCGGAGATCAGCTagttcaaccacctcattttaatTAATGAAACTGAAGTGATATCATTTGCTCAATCATATAGCTAGTCAGTGGCAGAaatgggactagaacccaagttttctgacttccagtccaTGACTATTCAaatataccatgctgcctcagtGCTGAAGTCTGATAATCCTTATGAACCATGTTTCCCTTATTTTAATACCACTGAGGCAGTCCATAACTCCACCACACCTCAGTCTGTGGTTTCATAATCTAAGCCCAAAGTCACTACTTGTTGGCCAACCTCTTGCTGGGGAGCCTTTCTGCACATACCTATGATAGTTCTTGGGTAACGCCTAATCATCAGGCCCCTGTATGAAGCCAGTGTGGCAGACCCTGCCAAAAGTGTCTCCTTCCCTAGAAGTGACATGGAAAATTCTGAGTCACCTTGAGAGGCTTCAGGTTATACTACTCATGGGATATTTATTTATTGcacactgtcatttttatttaaactttcGAGCCCCTATGTTTTATTGCACCTGCTGGACTCCTCCAAGGCACATGTCTTATGCATCTCTTAATCTTTCAAGAACATGCCCACAATAAGCTATGAGCAAATAACTGGCTCCCATTTCTTCCCAAGATGAGTACCTTGGCCAAGCTGCTGACACAAACAATGAAAGTAAAGCAGGATGGGAATGCTGGGGCCACAATCTCTAGGAGCATGGCTGCATCATTGAGAACATCAGCGAAGAGCCTGGGGTCAGAGGTTAGAGGTTAGGGGGTCCTGAAATTCCATAACAAAAGATTCAtcctgtggggcagctaggtggcgcagtgagtagagcaccagccctgaagtcaggaggacctgagttcaaatccggcctcagacacttgacacacttactagctgtgtgaccttgggcaagtcacttaaccccaattgccctgccttcccccccactaaaaaaaaaataatatcagaaaaagattcaccctgtgccctccaacCCTCACCAGCTCTGTGCCTCCCCACTGCACCCTCATTACCTCCATTTCTTGGCCTCACAATCCAGCCTGCTCCTGCAGGAGAGAGGTTAGCTTGCATTGGAACCGAGAAGAAAGTGTTTACTGTGGCAGCCAGCTTGACGCACAGGCAGAGCATATGGTGTGATTTGAAGAGCCCTAGGAAGAGCCTCTCTTCCCAaaaatctctctcctctcactcagcgTTGATGCCTAAACCCCCAACATTTGAGATCTGCTCCTCTGATTTAAGCATTGCCTTCTTTAGGCTCTTTCTTCTGAAATTCAAGCAGCACTGGGAGAAGGAACACATTTGGTCCCTAACACCTCAACGTATTTAATATTATCATATCTTTTCTCCCCCGATGAGAGAGGAGACAACACAAGACAACATAGTGTGGTGGAGAGAGCCATGAACTGGTCATCTAGTCCTAGCTCTATCATTACCTCTCTGTGGCTTTTGGGTAGTGCTCCTCTGAGCTCAGATTTCTCTTCTAAGGTTCTCTATCTCCAGATTCTACCATTCTTAAGAAACTGAGTGGTTTCAGTggtttagagaaagaagaaagaaaagggaggtagAAAAAGGGATACTGGTATTGCAATTGATATCAAGGAATACTGATTCATTAACtgaaaagaggaggggggaaatggGAAGCTAGCAAAATCAAACTTCACAATTTTGGGGGAGGGCCAGCTCTGTGACATTACTGAAGGCTATGCAGAGTTAAAAGACACACTGATTACCCCATGAAAGCTCTTGACTTAATCAGACCTGATCTGGAAGAAAGACTTACCCCATCAACCAGGCAAAACCAATTCGCCCCAGCATGCCAGTTCCATCTACAGTAGAAGAGAAGGCACATGAAGCCAAAGGATCTCTGAATTcaatgtttgttcattcattcattcagcaagtaaCCGTTTCTTATCTACTATGTGTAAAttgttggggaggtgggggaggaagggagaagatacAAAAGTAATTAAAACACGATCACTGCTCTCATGAAGCAGTCTAACAGGTGAGATAAGCAACTTACAAATAACTGCTATGAAAGGTAAAAAGTGGTAAGTGCCTTAGGAGTAGTACAAACAAGGCAATGGGAATATGCAAAAAGGATGGATGACTTCTGGCTCGTGGTTATCTAGGGATTTTTGACAGGTGGAAAGAGCGGTAGAAGGTATAGGCTCTGTATAACTTATCTTTGCCCCTCCTTTAGCACTAAGTGCAATGCCTTGAACATTGTAGGCAATTAATACATACTGAATTGAATTCCAGGTGGAGTAAAATCTATAAGGACGATATGAGAATAAATGTCTAGCATCGATGGAAGGTAGGTGCAATGAATAGGATTAGTCAGAATGGCAAAGTCGGACTGCTGGGAGTACGGAAGTCTTGAGCTATGGATTAGTACATCATCCTAAGACAGGGGTTCtaaatttatgcatttaaaaacattactctgaaaaggggtccacagTTTCACCATATTCctaacacacaaaaaagttaagaactcatGCCTTGAGGGCAGTGAGGATatactgaaggtttttgaataaGACTGGGCATAACAGGGTCAGAATTGTGCATTAGAAAGACTACCTAGATATACCTGTGCAGAATGAATCAGAGGGAGGAAATTTATAGCAGAATGACTTCCTTTCCTTAGTGACAAGAATCCAGAATGCCAGGTGGAGAAAGGGACTCGATGAAGAGGGAAGCATGGTAGGCATTTGGGgcggaaaggagaaaaggaagcaatgactTGGGAACACAAGGGATGAAaaaatatagactatttggggcTGGCAGAGGGATCATTGCTCACCTTTTAAGAGCCAAGTGATGGTGGCAGCTGAGACAGAAGCAGCCgcatcccccaccccaaccccctgaAGGACAGCTTGGGTCGCCAAGGAGCCCGTGAGGCTGGAGGCGAAAGCCTGGATGGTGAAAGGATATCTGGTAAGAGAAATGTTAGAGTTCTCCCAGCTTGGAATCTGTCATAACGTGGCTTAAATGGGCCTTGGAGATCATTTGGCCAAAATCCCTCCCTTTACAGAGACCAGGAGTGACCAGGGCAAACCTAAAACTAgaacaggtcttctgactcacaGCCCGGGGCTTGCTCCACTACACCAAGCTGCCTGTCCTGTCATCACGCCCCAAAGtaaagaatggaaagaacaccgggaaaaagagagagacacctGGATTCAGGTGGGCCTCGATAAAAGGAGAAGGGCGGGGGCTGCTCTGCCAGCGTGGCCCGCCAGCCCTGCTCCCGCCCCCTCGGGGCTAACCTGCACGGTGTCCCACAGCTGGTAAGGCAGGTAGTCCGAGCTGACGCTGTCGGGGAAGCCATGAGGCAGGAACACGGCCTGGGGGGGCAGAGACAAGGGAGGTGAGTTCCGGGGGGCCCTGGATGCCCGGACCTCACTTCTCTCCCCACAACGGATCCCTCCGATGACCTTTATGCTTTTATTTGGCAGACGTTGCGCCCCTCCTGATCCTAATCTCTGTGTTCTCCCTTacgggagttgggggggggggggcgtgtcTCTACCTCTCTTTCTCGTCTCTACCTACCATTATCTGCAGATCTGTccgtcctccccccaccccgccccctgaCCCTTATGGGAGGAGGTGTCTCTCCGCTCTCTCCTTTCTAGAGGCCTACTTCATTATATGGGGCCTTCTCTACAATCCCT from Trichosurus vulpecula isolate mTriVul1 chromosome 1, mTriVul1.pri, whole genome shotgun sequence includes:
- the RUSF1 gene encoding RUS family member 1 isoform X1; translation: MPGSEGPVVPQCWERFGSGSPRSCTVAPDGSLSWGAGGEPGQGLRAALTAVFLPHGFPDSVSSDYLPYQLWDTVQAFASSLTGSLATQAVLQGVGVGDAAASVSAATITWLLKDGTGMLGRIGFAWLMGSRLDCEAKKWRLFADVLNDAAMLLEIVAPAFPSCFTFIVCVSSLAKCIVGVAGGATRAALTMHQARRDNMADVSAKDGSQETLVNLAGLLVSLLLLPLLSERPSLSLAAFFLFTALHLYANFRAVRAVIMETFNEARLYLVLKYFIQWGKVLTPPLANHMEPLWTGCHPSMSLSLGVPLHSLVSSAFELQQVSEGHQQPYLLRWDRCRGQIQVTLGQDVSAGVILRAATHGLLLAALLEDVPLTEELETLRAQIRAAPEGDNWTIVKETYQILDRLYPKFLKELQAVGWETEHHLLEVDEWRAAWPLGEKKTL
- the RUSF1 gene encoding RUS family member 1 isoform X2, translated to MPTMLPSSSSPFLHLAFWILVTKERKSFCYKFPPSDSFCTDGTGMLGRIGFAWLMGSRLDCEAKKWRLFADVLNDAAMLLEIVAPAFPSCFTFIVCVSSLAKCIVGVAGGATRAALTMHQARRDNMADVSAKDGSQETLVNLAGLLVSLLLLPLLSERPSLSLAAFFLFTALHLYANFRAVRAVIMETFNEARLYLVLKYFIQWGKVLTPPLANHMEPLWTGCHPSMSLSLGVPLHSLVSSAFELQQVSEGHQQPYLLRWDRCRGQIQVTLGQDVSAGVILRAATHGLLLAALLEDVPLTEELETLRAQIRAAPEGDNWTIVKETYQILDRLYPKFLKELQAVGWETEHHLLEVDEWRAAWPLGEKKTL
- the SLC5A2 gene encoding sodium/glucose cotransporter 2 isoform X2, which encodes MCRTNRGTIGGYFLAGRSMIWWPVGASLFASNIGSGHFVGLAGTGAASGLAVAGFEWNALFVVLLLGWLFAPVYLTAGVITMPQYLRKRFGGHRIRLYLSVLSLFLYIFTKISVDMFSGAVFIQQALGWNIYASVIALLGITMIYTVTGGLAALMYTDTVQTFVMLGGAFILMGYAFNEVGGYTGLFNKYLEAKTTQTFSEDPMVGNISPSCYQPRADSFHLFRDPMTGDLPWPALIVGLTIVSGWYWCSDQVIVQRCLAGKNLTHIKAGCILCGYLKLLPMFLMVMPGMISRILFPDKVACVAPEVCKQTCGTEVGCSNIAYPLLVVKLMPNGLRGLMLAVMLAALMSSLASIFNSSSTLFTMDIYTRLRPRAGDKELLLVGRLWVLFIVAISIAWLPVVQAAQGGQLFDYIQAVSSYLAPPVSAVFILALFVPRVNEPGAFWGLIGGLLIGLARLIPEFSFGTGSCVRPSSCPSLFCGVHYLYFAIVLFICSCIIILTISFCTAPIPQKHLHRLVFSLRHSKEEREDLDMDEQEAEPPEFPVQNGQLEHAVEMDGRPLGTGDQPSLQSTEPSFPSEPPPAAPGLLHRCLLWFCGMTGSDPSSSSPPTAVEITAQQLEDITEDPRWARFVNLNALFMMAVAVFLWGFYA
- the SLC5A2 gene encoding sodium/glucose cotransporter 2 isoform X1; the protein is MEQSTADSRNFIDNTADIAVIAGYFLLVIGVGLWSMCRTNRGTIGGYFLAGRSMIWWPVGASLFASNIGSGHFVGLAGTGAASGLAVAGFEWNALFVVLLLGWLFAPVYLTAGVITMPQYLRKRFGGHRIRLYLSVLSLFLYIFTKISVDMFSGAVFIQQALGWNIYASVIALLGITMIYTVTGGLAALMYTDTVQTFVMLGGAFILMGYAFNEVGGYTGLFNKYLEAKTTQTFSEDPMVGNISPSCYQPRADSFHLFRDPMTGDLPWPALIVGLTIVSGWYWCSDQVIVQRCLAGKNLTHIKAGCILCGYLKLLPMFLMVMPGMISRILFPDKVACVAPEVCKQTCGTEVGCSNIAYPLLVVKLMPNGLRGLMLAVMLAALMSSLASIFNSSSTLFTMDIYTRLRPRAGDKELLLVGRLWVLFIVAISIAWLPVVQAAQGGQLFDYIQAVSSYLAPPVSAVFILALFVPRVNEPGAFWGLIGGLLIGLARLIPEFSFGTGSCVRPSSCPSLFCGVHYLYFAIVLFICSCIIILTISFCTAPIPQKHLHRLVFSLRHSKEEREDLDMDEQEAEPPEFPVQNGQLEHAVEMDEPPPAAPGLLHRCLLWFCGMTGSDPSSSSPPTAVEITAQQLEDITEDPRWARFVNLNALFMMAVAVFLWGFYA